In the genome of Desulfovibrio aminophilus, one region contains:
- a CDS encoding response regulator, protein MTTAARILLVEDERIIALEMKLFLQRLGYQVAASLATGEQALADAPAIRPDLVLMDIMLAGDLDGIETARRLRAVCPAPVVYCTAYTDPETMRRAQDTSPAGILTKPVNLDDLRRTIDQGLGRG, encoded by the coding sequence ATGACCACCGCCGCCCGCATCCTGCTCGTGGAGGACGAACGGATCATCGCCCTGGAAATGAAGCTCTTTCTCCAGCGTCTCGGCTACCAGGTGGCCGCCAGCCTGGCCACGGGCGAACAGGCCCTGGCCGACGCCCCCGCCATCCGCCCCGACCTCGTGCTCATGGACATCATGCTCGCCGGCGACCTCGACGGCATCGAAACCGCCCGCCGCCTGCGCGCCGTCTGCCCGGCCCCGGTCGTCTACTGCACCGCCTACACCGACCCCGAAACCATGCGCCGCGCCCAGGACACCAGCCCCGCCGGAATTCTCACCAAACCCGTCAACCTCGACGACCTCCGCCGCACCATCGACCAGGGACTGGGCAGGGGATAG